The sequence GCTCGACGGTAATGGGCGATAGATTGGAGGTGCTGTACCGGCGTCACCGAACATCAATGTTAACAAATACTCTTGCGGTTGAGGCATGACCAACTGACCTGGTGGTACCACCTCTCCATTCCGCAAGACGGTCACGGTATGACAAAGTTCAGCGACTTCTTCCAGCTTATGTGACACAAACAAGACAGTACGACCTTCGGCAGCAATCTGACGCAATGCGGTAAACAGTGCGCGCGTTTGCGCAGCCGTAATGCCGGTAGTTGGCTCATCAAGAATGAGCACCTGCGCACCGCACAACAGCAACCGCATAATTTCGACCTGTTGCCGCTGACCTATCGTCAACTGATCGAGTCGGGATCCCGAATCGACTGCAAAACCTAGACGTTCAGCTAATTCCTCTAATGCTCTTTGGGCAGCTCGCCATGAACGAAAGACCCCTGGCGGTGCAGCACAGAGCAGATTCTCCAGCACGGTAAAGGCAGGAATATCGAGTGGCTCCTGATGCACCATACCTACACCAGCAGCCAGTGCATCACCCGGCCCACGCAACTGACAGGGCTTGCCGTCAAACAGAATCTGTCCTTCGTCTGGACGAAGATAGCCAGACAACACCTTCATCAGTGTGCTCTTGCCGGCGCCATTCTCACCCAGCACACCATGAATCTGACCGGCAGCAAACTCAATCGTGAGGCGGTTATTCGCCCACACGGTACCGAATCGTTTTGTTAGTTGTTCAACCGCAATCCGCATGGGTTTTGTAAACTTATGTAGTGAACAGCGTGGGAATATAGATGGACACTCGACCGTTCACAACACCGACCACTGAACCTATCTGAAAACCCTTCTCTGCTTCCCCAACGTTACGCGCAGAAGGAGGCCTGGAAATGCAACGGATTTCACCCCCATGGTTCTGATACAGATCGAACGGTATAAGTTCCATCGCTCCTATCCACCCTCTTCTAAAAACGAAGGAAGTAGCAGTTGAGAGAGCATTCGGAACAGTTGAGACGGGCTCCGGTGCGACCCGTCTCAACTTCAGTATAGCTAAGGAGCGCTCTGCCCCTCGATACCGGCCAACAACTGAGAGGTATACCAGATGGTCTTGTCATCGGCAACCTGACCCTCTGGCACAAAGATACTCCCATCTTGATAGTAAAGCGGCCCGGTAAAGAGATTTAGGCTCCCGTCGGCCAGTTTAGCAATAAACTCATCGAGCTTCGCTGCGTTTTCCGCACTGAGGGCCGGACCCTTAACAAAACCGATCATGCTCGTATCAGGATCATTCAAATTACTCCAGTTCGGCCCTGTCCATTCCCAGGCTGGCTCCCATTTACCGGCACGGGCCAGTTCAACCAAACGTTTGTAATCAGGCCCCCAGTTGAAGTAGGGCACACCGAGACAAACCGCCTCGCCCTGGGCACAGGCCCCTTTGAAGTCATAGGGTATAGCAAAGACCCGCTTCCCAGCTTGCGCTGCTTTATTTGCCTCAACCAGCGCTTCGGTCGTGTCAATACCAGAGAGAATAACGTCGTAACCTTCGTTAATGAAATCGTTTGCAACCTTGGTTGGATCGAGGGTAACGCCTGG comes from Chloroflexus sp. Y-396-1 and encodes:
- a CDS encoding ABC transporter ATP-binding protein — encoded protein: MRIAVEQLTKRFGTVWANNRLTIEFAAGQIHGVLGENGAGKSTLMKVLSGYLRPDEGQILFDGKPCQLRGPGDALAAGVGMVHQEPLDIPAFTVLENLLCAAPPGVFRSWRAAQRALEELAERLGFAVDSGSRLDQLTIGQRQQVEIMRLLLCGAQVLILDEPTTGITAAQTRALFTALRQIAAEGRTVLFVSHKLEEVAELCHTVTVLRNGEVVPPGQLVMPQPQEYLLTLMFGDAGTAPPIYRPLPSSDSPPVWELRQVTVRSGTLHLLDLNHRFAAGRIIGLAGLDGSGQQVLLRLLAGRLMPDRGQILVNGRDLSGAGAIAFREAGIEYLPADRLRDGLIGALSLAEHFALLQRTGVIVDRRTAEELARQAIAEYQIKATPLTPVAALSGGNQQRAMLALVPPTARGILAEQPTRGLDVASARAIWSRLQARRDAGCCIVFASPDLDEIMEYSDEVIVCFAGRIGPPIPRALLSAGRLAELIGGVGFEALVEAV